Proteins encoded within one genomic window of Chloroflexota bacterium:
- a CDS encoding rhodanese-like domain-containing protein has translation MGPFALNEIVGKFGTYLIYLLIGMGFGASLEMVGFGRSTKLTAQFYLRDMTVFKVMFSAVLVAMVLIFGAAGLGLLDYDRIWVPPTYLVPGMLGGLLLGVGFIIGGFCPGTSVASLATLKKDALFFLMGILGGIVLFGETSGYFDHFWESTYLGRLTLPDLLGLPTGITVFLVTVMGVFALWGAEQIERAMRQKDGLEVKQISRWVSAGAGVLLMGGLAVMLIGQPTADQRWQRVAAEKQPMLDNREVQIHPAELRDVFFNSLVNLVMLDVRDEADYNLFHIKDAERVPLDQLEGLAKDLKAGPPGTIVVLMSNDETRATEGWKTLVGQGVANTYILEGGLNNFIAMCSESPFASIPGGDETLRYELDAALGHNHPTSNLREHGKEIEFTPKVKIEKQAPTGGGGCG, from the coding sequence ATGGGGCCTTTTGCACTCAACGAAATCGTCGGCAAATTCGGAACCTATCTCATCTACCTTTTGATCGGCATGGGATTCGGGGCATCGCTGGAGATGGTGGGCTTTGGCCGTTCCACCAAACTTACAGCGCAATTCTATCTGCGGGATATGACCGTCTTCAAGGTCATGTTCAGCGCCGTTCTGGTGGCCATGGTGCTGATTTTCGGCGCGGCCGGCCTGGGGCTGCTCGACTACGACCGCATCTGGGTGCCGCCCACCTATCTGGTTCCCGGCATGCTGGGCGGCCTGTTGTTGGGTGTGGGTTTCATCATCGGCGGCTTCTGTCCCGGCACCTCGGTGGCATCCCTCGCCACCCTCAAGAAAGATGCTCTCTTTTTCCTCATGGGCATCCTGGGAGGCATCGTGCTTTTCGGCGAAACCTCCGGTTACTTCGATCACTTCTGGGAATCCACCTACCTGGGACGTCTCACCTTGCCCGACCTGCTCGGCCTTCCCACCGGCATCACCGTGTTCCTGGTGACTGTGATGGGCGTATTCGCCCTCTGGGGAGCGGAGCAGATCGAACGGGCGATGCGCCAAAAGGACGGGCTGGAAGTCAAACAGATTAGCCGGTGGGTTTCCGCCGGGGCCGGGGTGCTGCTCATGGGCGGACTGGCCGTGATGCTGATCGGCCAACCCACCGCGGACCAGCGCTGGCAACGCGTTGCTGCCGAGAAACAACCCATGTTGGACAACCGGGAGGTGCAGATCCATCCCGCCGAGCTGCGTGACGTTTTCTTCAACTCGCTGGTCAACCTGGTCATGTTGGACGTGCGCGACGAAGCTGATTACAATCTGTTCCACATCAAGGACGCCGAACGCGTGCCGCTCGACCAGCTGGAGGGCTTGGCAAAAGATCTCAAAGCCGGTCCGCCAGGCACAATCGTCGTCCTGATGAGCAACGATGAGACCCGCGCCACCGAGGGATGGAAGACTCTTGTGGGCCAGGGGGTCGCCAACACCTACATCCTCGAAGGAGGCCTGAACAACTTCATCGCCATGTGCAGCGAGTCCCCCTTTGCGTCCATCCCGGGCGGCGATGAAACACTGCGCTACGAGTTGGACGCTGCCCTGGGGCACAATCACCCCACGTCCAACCTGCGAGAACACGGCAAGGAGATCGAGTTCACCCCCAAGGTGAAGATCGAGAAGCAGGCACCTACGGGCGGCGGCGGCTGCGGCTAA
- a CDS encoding tetrathionate reductase family octaheme c-type cytochrome, giving the protein MLKSKKSWLIGALLTIAVIAVALILLLPKQTAQADDPWAHVPKHPTHTDHTVTALTGPFETGEQVTQACLECHPESGEQMLHSSHFTWEHGPYELPDQPEAVLTGKKHVINNFCIGITPNWPPCTACHAGYGWEDENFDFTDQTKIDCLVCHDQTGTYIKQNAGRPAESVDLAVVAQNVGLPTRDNCGSCHFNGGGGDAVKHGDLDTSLTHPKDDLDVHMGKYDFVCVDCHRTEQHQIGGRSISVSMDSENQIACTDCHSQTPHQDERLNVHTSTVACQTCHIPEFARKKATKVEWDWSKAGQDIPQDPHEYLKIKGEFVYEDSVVPEYAWYNGGTERYFLGDTIDPAQVTNINQPTGSIDDPTATIWPFKVHHASQIYDSQYNYLLPPKTYGDGGYWVDFNWDEAARLGAEANDMAYSGEYDFAPTDMYWPITHMVAPKEQALQCDNCHTAEGEGVLDWRALGYEGDPMFYGGRAEQMQATETSETAKGGAQ; this is encoded by the coding sequence ATGCTTAAATCGAAAAAATCCTGGCTAATCGGCGCCCTTCTCACCATCGCTGTAATTGCGGTGGCGCTGATTCTACTTCTGCCCAAACAGACCGCCCAGGCCGATGATCCCTGGGCCCACGTGCCCAAACATCCCACGCACACCGATCACACCGTGACCGCATTGACCGGACCGTTCGAAACCGGCGAGCAGGTAACCCAGGCCTGTCTGGAATGCCACCCCGAGTCCGGTGAACAGATGCTGCATTCCTCACATTTCACCTGGGAGCATGGACCGTACGAACTCCCGGATCAGCCTGAAGCCGTTTTGACTGGCAAAAAGCACGTCATTAACAACTTCTGTATCGGCATCACACCCAACTGGCCACCCTGCACCGCTTGCCATGCCGGTTACGGCTGGGAAGATGAGAATTTCGACTTCACCGATCAGACCAAGATAGACTGTCTGGTCTGCCACGACCAGACAGGCACCTATATCAAACAAAACGCCGGACGTCCGGCGGAGAGCGTAGATCTGGCCGTTGTCGCCCAGAACGTCGGCCTTCCAACCCGCGACAACTGCGGGAGCTGTCACTTCAACGGTGGCGGCGGCGATGCCGTCAAACATGGTGACCTGGACACCTCGCTGACCCATCCCAAGGATGATCTGGATGTACACATGGGCAAGTATGACTTCGTGTGCGTCGATTGCCACCGTACCGAGCAGCATCAGATCGGCGGTCGTTCCATTTCCGTGAGCATGGACAGCGAGAACCAGATCGCCTGCACCGACTGCCATTCCCAAACACCTCACCAGGACGAGCGGCTCAACGTGCACACGTCGACTGTGGCCTGCCAGACCTGCCACATTCCCGAGTTCGCCCGCAAGAAGGCCACCAAGGTCGAATGGGATTGGTCGAAAGCCGGGCAGGATATCCCGCAAGACCCCCACGAGTATCTGAAGATCAAGGGAGAGTTCGTGTACGAAGACAGCGTCGTGCCCGAGTATGCCTGGTATAACGGTGGCACGGAGCGCTACTTCCTGGGAGACACAATCGATCCTGCGCAGGTGACAAACATCAACCAACCCACGGGCAGCATCGATGATCCCACCGCCACCATCTGGCCTTTCAAGGTCCACCACGCCAGTCAGATCTACGACAGCCAGTACAACTACCTGCTGCCCCCTAAAACCTACGGCGACGGCGGCTACTGGGTCGATTTCAATTGGGATGAGGCTGCCCGCTTGGGCGCCGAGGCCAACGACATGGCCTACAGTGGCGAATACGATTTCGCGCCCACCGACATGTATTGGCCCATTACCCACATGGTGGCCCCCAAGGAGCAGGCCCTGCAGTGCGATAACTGCCACACCGCGGAAGGAGAGGGAGTCCTGGATTGGCGCGCCCTGGGCTACGAGGGCGATCCCATGTTCTACGGTGGTCGCGCCGAGCAGATGCAAGCAACCGAGACCTCTGAGACTGCTAAGGGAGGCGCCCAATGA
- a CDS encoding YeeE/YedE thiosulfate transporter family protein, translating to MTTATHTTKNLPATAESDSKSQPRPFVNPYLGGLFMGVVLFLSFFLTGNGLGASGGLNRLIIWAIDLVAPEHVDRVSYLIHYAGGDKNAMDHWIVLMTVGILLGGLISGLVGRRVKAETVRGPRITDHQRWLFALIGGVIAGFGARMARGCTSGQGLSGGATLSVGSWAFLLCFFVGGYALAYFVRKLWT from the coding sequence ATGACCACAGCAACGCACACCACAAAAAACCTGCCCGCCACGGCAGAATCCGATAGCAAGTCCCAACCCCGGCCTTTCGTCAATCCCTATCTCGGCGGCCTGTTTATGGGCGTGGTTCTGTTCCTTTCCTTCTTCCTCACCGGCAACGGCCTGGGCGCCTCGGGCGGACTCAACCGCTTGATCATCTGGGCCATTGATCTGGTAGCGCCCGAGCACGTGGACCGGGTCTCCTACCTGATCCACTACGCTGGCGGCGACAAGAACGCTATGGACCACTGGATCGTACTGATGACGGTGGGCATCCTCCTGGGCGGGCTGATCTCCGGTCTGGTCGGGCGGCGCGTGAAAGCTGAAACCGTTCGCGGTCCCCGCATCACCGACCACCAGCGTTGGCTGTTCGCCCTTATTGGTGGCGTCATCGCCGGCTTTGGCGCTCGCATGGCGCGGGGTTGCACGTCAGGGCAGGGCCTGTCAGGCGGCGCCACACTTTCAGTCGGCAGTTGGGCCTTTCTGCTGTGCTTCTTCGTGGGCGGCTATGCCCTGGCCTACTTCGTACGCAAACTCTGGACGTGA
- a CDS encoding PocR ligand-binding domain-containing protein: MTELLTAKQVQDLLLVDRTTIYRMLKDGRLNGTKIGHQWRFDRQEVQAFLSGGHSLPTESVLSEDVLPFQCVQATQDVFAEVAQVGSVTTDPQGQPLTEISNTCSFCRLILSSDSGRRACQESWRRLAQQSEQRPAFVNCHAGLQYARARIELDSGQLTAMLIAGQFYARPPDPAEETARVQRLAQTHELDGQVLTAAASKLPVLDQRMRNQIGRWLEKVAHTFEDIGRERAELMGRLRTIAEMSAI; this comes from the coding sequence ATGACCGAACTTCTCACCGCCAAGCAGGTGCAGGACCTGTTGCTGGTAGACCGCACCACCATCTACCGCATGCTAAAAGATGGCCGGCTCAACGGAACAAAAATCGGTCATCAGTGGCGATTCGATCGTCAGGAGGTGCAGGCTTTTTTGTCGGGGGGGCATTCCCTCCCGACGGAAAGCGTCCTCAGCGAGGACGTGCTGCCCTTTCAATGTGTTCAGGCCACCCAGGACGTCTTCGCCGAAGTGGCCCAGGTCGGCTCGGTAACGACCGATCCTCAGGGCCAGCCATTGACCGAGATCAGCAATACCTGCTCCTTCTGCCGGCTCATCCTGAGCAGCGATTCGGGACGGCGGGCCTGCCAGGAATCCTGGCGCAGATTGGCCCAGCAGTCGGAGCAGCGCCCTGCCTTTGTCAACTGCCATGCCGGCCTGCAATACGCCCGTGCCCGCATCGAGCTGGATAGCGGCCAGTTGACGGCCATGCTGATCGCCGGCCAATTCTACGCCCGGCCGCCCGATCCCGCCGAAGAAACGGCACGCGTGCAGCGCCTGGCCCAGACCCATGAACTGGACGGCCAGGTTCTCACCGCTGCCGCCAGCAAGCTGCCCGTACTGGACCAACGCATGCGCAACCAGATCGGCCGCTGGCTGGAGAAAGTGGCCCATACCTTCGAGGACATCGGTCGAGAGCGAGCCGAACTGATGGGTCGCCTCCGCACCATTGCTGAAATGAGCGCAATCTGA
- a CDS encoding cytochrome b/b6 domain-containing protein yields MSPVRSLFGHWRLATLAFVALLLMGSAAATAFADPSPLHPTFPFLDEDGLNVLESGKPVSTMQTCGACHDTAYIESHSYHTSLGSDHMVAPGQVPDGRPWDMSRGLFGQWDPINYRYLTPKGDELFDLGTPDWIKLFGERHAGGGPAVLSQDGLPLAELEATPGDPETSTHDPNTGTTAAWDWSDSGTVEMNCFLCHMPQSNNDARVEELQAGDFGWADTATLLGTGIVEKQDDGWTWNRDAFQENGELAPEFVTLQGPTSTNCGQCHGAVHESSDPLICADIKATDWNSMRTGQIYSGQRLSDSGMNMAGKESLTLPWDIHAERNLRCTDCHFSLNNPDYQQESDLTRPDYLTYDPRRQDIGAYLYRPSHQFAKGDTAQHTLAPEFSGSMRQCEDCHSIEETHDWLPYKETHMNAVRCESCHVPKMYTAGLEQNDWTVLTLDGQAQTTHRGVEGECGNPRDLMTGYQPVLLPFEGADGQTRLAPFNLITSWYWVHGDPERPVRIEDLTAVYLDGDSYHPEILAAFDANHDGQIDEVELRLDSDAKTALIQQKLQALGLQNPRILGEVLPYNISHNIVSSDWATKDCDACHSEDSRVAQGMILGPYTPGGVLPAFGANSGISQSGQFTVDDSGALLYEPNVEADGLYLPGHNNVPLVDIIGWLAVLGVLLGIIVHGGYRLYQAARYPRQEHELKEVYMYTFYERLWHWTQAIVILLLIATGIVIHRPDWFGWADFGLMVPIHNILSILLVINALFAVFYHFASGEIKQYLPEPHGFFRRGITQVDFYLRGIFRGEDHPFEKTPEQKLNPLQQVTYFAILNILLPLQILTGLFMFGTRWWPQLAIFLPILAPLHTLVAWFFVAFVILHVYLTTTGSTVTADLEGMITGWDKVEVHEHPAA; encoded by the coding sequence ATGAGCCCCGTTCGCAGCTTGTTCGGTCACTGGCGTCTGGCTACCCTGGCCTTTGTTGCGCTCTTGCTGATGGGCAGCGCGGCCGCAACAGCTTTCGCCGACCCATCGCCCCTGCATCCCACCTTCCCCTTCCTCGATGAGGATGGCCTGAATGTGTTGGAGTCCGGCAAGCCTGTGTCCACCATGCAGACCTGCGGCGCCTGTCATGATACGGCCTACATCGAGAGTCACAGTTACCACACCTCCCTGGGTTCGGATCACATGGTGGCACCTGGCCAGGTGCCGGACGGGCGGCCCTGGGACATGAGCCGTGGCCTATTCGGCCAGTGGGACCCTATCAACTATCGCTACCTGACGCCCAAAGGCGATGAGCTTTTCGATCTGGGAACGCCTGACTGGATCAAGCTGTTCGGCGAAAGGCACGCGGGCGGCGGGCCGGCCGTGCTCAGCCAGGATGGCCTCCCTTTGGCCGAGTTAGAGGCCACGCCGGGCGATCCGGAAACCAGTACCCACGATCCCAACACGGGCACGACGGCTGCCTGGGATTGGAGCGACTCGGGCACGGTCGAGATGAACTGCTTCCTCTGCCACATGCCGCAGTCCAACAACGATGCGCGGGTGGAGGAATTGCAGGCAGGAGACTTTGGCTGGGCCGACACGGCTACCCTTTTGGGTACCGGCATTGTGGAAAAACAGGACGACGGTTGGACGTGGAACAGGGATGCCTTCCAGGAGAACGGTGAGCTGGCCCCTGAGTTCGTCACCCTGCAAGGCCCAACCTCCACCAACTGTGGTCAGTGCCACGGCGCGGTCCACGAAAGCAGCGATCCCCTGATCTGCGCTGACATCAAGGCAACCGACTGGAATTCCATGCGCACCGGCCAGATCTACTCCGGCCAGCGTCTCTCCGACTCCGGGATGAACATGGCCGGCAAGGAAAGCCTGACCCTGCCCTGGGACATCCATGCCGAGCGCAACCTGCGCTGCACCGATTGCCACTTCTCCCTCAACAACCCCGACTACCAGCAGGAATCGGATCTCACCCGGCCCGATTATCTGACTTACGATCCCCGGCGCCAGGATATCGGCGCATACCTCTATCGTCCCAGTCACCAGTTCGCCAAGGGTGATACGGCCCAGCATACGCTGGCTCCCGAGTTCAGCGGCTCGATGCGCCAATGCGAGGACTGCCATAGCATCGAAGAGACCCACGACTGGTTGCCCTATAAAGAGACTCACATGAACGCCGTTCGTTGCGAGTCCTGCCACGTCCCCAAGATGTATACAGCCGGCCTTGAGCAGAACGACTGGACGGTGCTCACGCTGGACGGCCAGGCGCAGACGACCCACCGCGGCGTCGAAGGCGAATGCGGCAACCCGCGGGATCTGATGACCGGCTACCAGCCGGTTCTGCTGCCGTTCGAGGGCGCCGATGGCCAGACCAGGCTAGCTCCATTCAACCTGATCACCTCCTGGTATTGGGTGCACGGCGATCCCGAGCGGCCCGTGCGCATCGAGGACTTAACGGCGGTCTATCTGGATGGCGATAGTTATCACCCTGAGATCCTGGCCGCTTTCGACGCCAACCACGACGGTCAAATCGATGAAGTCGAGCTCAGGCTGGACAGCGATGCCAAAACAGCGCTCATCCAGCAGAAGCTGCAGGCGTTGGGCCTGCAGAATCCACGCATTCTCGGCGAGGTGCTGCCCTATAACATCAGCCACAACATCGTCTCCAGCGACTGGGCCACCAAAGATTGTGATGCCTGTCATAGTGAAGACTCGCGCGTCGCCCAGGGCATGATCCTGGGCCCGTACACGCCAGGGGGCGTGCTGCCGGCCTTTGGCGCCAACAGTGGCATAAGCCAGTCGGGCCAGTTCACCGTCGATGACAGTGGCGCCCTGCTCTACGAGCCCAACGTAGAAGCAGATGGCCTCTATCTTCCAGGACACAACAACGTGCCACTGGTGGACATCATCGGCTGGCTGGCCGTGCTGGGCGTCCTGCTGGGCATCATCGTGCATGGCGGTTATCGCCTCTACCAGGCCGCCAGATATCCGCGCCAGGAGCATGAGTTGAAGGAAGTCTACATGTACACCTTCTACGAGCGGCTCTGGCACTGGACGCAGGCCATCGTCATCCTGCTGCTGATCGCTACCGGTATCGTCATCCACCGGCCTGACTGGTTCGGCTGGGCTGATTTTGGGCTGATGGTGCCTATACACAATATCCTCTCCATCCTCCTGGTGATCAATGCCCTGTTCGCCGTGTTCTATCACTTTGCCAGTGGCGAGATCAAGCAATACCTGCCCGAACCACATGGCTTCTTCCGGCGTGGCATCACGCAGGTGGACTTCTATCTCAGAGGCATCTTCCGGGGCGAGGACCACCCCTTCGAAAAGACGCCCGAGCAGAAGCTCAATCCTTTGCAGCAGGTTACCTACTTCGCCATACTCAATATCCTTCTGCCGCTCCAGATCCTGACCGGTTTGTTCATGTTTGGCACCCGCTGGTGGCCCCAGCTGGCGATCTTCCTGCCCATCCTGGCGCCCCTGCACACGCTGGTCGCCTGGTTTTTCGTGGCCTTCGTCATCCTGCATGTCTATTTGACGACCACCGGATCGACCGTCACCGCCGACCTTGAAGGAATGATCACCGGTTGGGACAAGGTAGAAGTGCATGAACACCCGGCAGCATGA